In one Myotis daubentonii chromosome 1, mMyoDau2.1, whole genome shotgun sequence genomic region, the following are encoded:
- the WDR20 gene encoding WD repeat-containing protein 20 isoform X13: MATEGGGKEMNEIKTQFTTREGLYKLLPNSEYSRPNRVPFNSQGSNPVRVSFVNLNDQSGNGDRLCFNVGRELYFYIYKGVRKMASSWRA; the protein is encoded by the coding sequence ATGGCgacggagggaggagggaaggagatgaACGAGATTAAGACCCAATTCACCACCCGGGAAGGTCTGTACAAGCTGCTGCCGAACTCGGAGTACAGCCGGCCCAACCGTGTGCCCTTCAACTCGCAGGGATCCAACCCTGTCCGCGTCTCCTTCGTAAACCTCAACGATCAGTCTGGCAACGGTGACCGCCTCTGCTTCAATGTGGGCCGGGAGCTCTACTTCTATATCTACAAGGGGGTCCGCAAG
- the WDR20 gene encoding WD repeat-containing protein 20 isoform X14, which yields MATEGGGKEMNEIKTQFTTREGLYKLLPNSEYSRPNRVPFNSQGSNPVRVSFVNLNDQSGNGDRLCFNVGRELYFYIYKGVRKGV from the coding sequence ATGGCgacggagggaggagggaaggagatgaACGAGATTAAGACCCAATTCACCACCCGGGAAGGTCTGTACAAGCTGCTGCCGAACTCGGAGTACAGCCGGCCCAACCGTGTGCCCTTCAACTCGCAGGGATCCAACCCTGTCCGCGTCTCCTTCGTAAACCTCAACGATCAGTCTGGCAACGGTGACCGCCTCTGCTTCAATGTGGGCCGGGAGCTCTACTTCTATATCTACAAGGGGGTCCGCAAG